Proteins from a single region of Lepus europaeus isolate LE1 chromosome 4, mLepTim1.pri, whole genome shotgun sequence:
- the FTMT gene encoding ferritin, mitochondrial: MLSWLWLISKHVGPSLLSLRPARRACALPPHWAPGRPLGPRPAAPRRPLAALASAGPSSRVRQNFHPDSEAAVNRQINLELYASYVYLSMAYYFSRDDVALHNFARYFLRQSREETEHAEKLMRLQNQRGGRICLQAVRKPERDDWGGGLQAMECALRLEKEVNQSLLELHSLASDRGDPHLCDFLETHYLHEQVKSIKELGDHVHNLVRMGAPEAGLAEYLFDKHTLGNENKHN, translated from the coding sequence ATgctgtcctggctctggctcatctccaagcacgtgggcccctcGCTGCTGTCCCTGCGCCCCGCCCGCCGTGCCTGCGCGCTCCCGCCGCACTGGGCCCCGGGGCGGCCCCTGGGTCCCCGGCCGGCGGCCCCGCGCCGCCCTCTGGCTGCGCTGGCCTCGGCCGGGCCCTCCTCGCGGGTGCGCCAGAACTTCCACCCGGACTCCGAGGCCGCCGTCAACCGCCAGATCAACCTGGAGCTCTACGCCTCCTACGTGTACTTGTCCATGGCCTACTACTTCTCCCGGGACGACGTGGCCTTGCACAACTTCGCGAGGTACTTCCTCCGCCAGTCCCGCGAGGAGACCGAGCACGCGGAGAAGCTCATGAGGCTGCAGAACCAGCGCGGGGGCCGGATCTGCCTGCAGGCCGTGAGGAAGCCAGAGCGGGATGACTGGGGAGGCGGGCTGCAAGCCATGGAGTGCGCCCTGCGGCTGGAGAAGGAGGTGAACCAGtccctgctggagctgcactcGCTGGCCTCGGACAGAGGGGACCCGCACCTGTGCGACTTCCTGGAAACCCACTACCTGCATGAGCAGGTGAAGTCCATCAAGGAACTAGGGGACCACGTGCACAACCTAGTCAGGATGGGGGCCCCAGAGGCCGGCCTGGCCGAGTACCTTTTTGATAAACATACCCTTGGAAACGAAAACAAGCACAACTAA